The following proteins are co-located in the Apium graveolens cultivar Ventura chromosome 5, ASM990537v1, whole genome shotgun sequence genome:
- the LOC141660878 gene encoding uncharacterized protein LOC141660878, translating to MEIHLAFKRKLGFVDGSVKKSTTDEKYAAQWETCNNMVISWLHNNITDTIKRSILFINLASEVEKQLEKRFMLTNGSRKYKLSKDLFSLKQKELSIDDYYTTMSGLWEEIESMTVLPPVTTVNAKITSLLKAIET from the coding sequence ATGGAGATTCATCTTGCTTTTAAGAGGAAATTGGGGTTTGTGGATGGGTCAGTGAAGAAGAGCACAACTGATGAGAAATATGCAGCCCAATGGGAGACTTGCAATAACATGGTAATCTCCTGGCTCCATAACAATATAACTGATACTATTAAGAGATCTATTTTGTTTATAAATCTTGCTAGTGAAGTCGAGAAACAGCTAGAAAAGAGGTTTATGTTGACAAATGGGTCACGAAAGTATAAACTCAGCAAGGACTTGTTTAGTCTGAAACAAAAAGAACTCTCTATAGATGATTACTACACAACCATGAGTGGTTTATGGGAAGAAATAGAGTCCATGACAGTGTTACCACCAGTCACGACTGTTAATGCAAAAATTACATCTCTCTTGAAAGCCATAGAAACATGA
- the LOC141725069 gene encoding glycosyltransferase family 92 protein RCOM_0530710: MDSSEQRRKRKPSSRKHLLLFSSVSLRFLLLLSLCFFTFLFVFSCGNTFFKSNFVVSASSSLSLLSVSTFDKFEFRIEDRVLFPDHILLLVSSRVNDGFVVIGKNEKLECVYGRALVNDSGSFTSNVLSVEEYSGVHFVVRCPLPRGNYSAVVDLVRRGRTLSYFGGGNSTVRSWENVVYEAAIDGETVVVFAKGLNLRPDRESDASQFSCHFGLGNWETDGRFVLTTKAMTAAQEVVRCLLPRSIRRSPEKAQGVRVTLGVTSRVRGRGREAQLMPSVAKLSNSNSLGEKKKKYELCACTMVWNQASAIREWIIYHAWLGVERWFIYDNNSDDGIKETTEELDLEGYNVSRHLWPWIKTQEAGFSHCALRAKDECNWVSFMDVDEFFYFPFPTNQQRRNRNMVIPGQNSLRHVVANFSSTSIAEIRTTCHSFGPSGLKSPPLQGVTAGYTCRLQSPERHKSIVRPDALDPTLLTVVHHFHLKKGYKYLNLPQNIAVINHYKYQVWETFRAKFFRRVATYVADWQDNQNEGSRDRAPGLGTEAIEPPNWRLRFCEVWDTGLRDFVLANMADPSNGLLPWQRS, encoded by the coding sequence ATGGATTCTTCTGAGCAACGCCGCAAGAGAAAACCATCTTCAAGAAAACATCTACTTTTGTTTAGCTCTGTAAGTCTTAGGTTTCTTCTTCTGTTATCTCTCTGTTTTTTCACTTTCCTTTTTGTCTTCTCTTGTGGAAATACTTTTTTTAAGTCCAATTTTGTTGTTTCTGCTTCTTCGAGTTTGTCTTTGTTGTCTGTAAGTACCTTTGACAAATTTGAGTTTAGGATTGAGGATCGGGTTTTGTTTCCTGACCACATTTTGTTGTTAGTTTCGAGTAGAGTTAATGATGGGTTTGTTGTTATTGGGAAGAATGAGAAATTGGAATGTGTTTATGGTAGGGCTTTGGTTAATGATTCGGGTAGTTTTACGAGTAATGTGTTGTCGGTTGAGGAGTATAGTGGGGTTCATTTTGTGGTGAGGTGTCCGTTGCCTCGTGGGAATTATTCTGCGGTGGTGGATTTGGTTAGGCGGGGGAGGACTTTGAGTTATTTTGGTGGAGGGAATTCGACGGTTAGGTCGTGGGAGAATGTTGTTTATGAGGCTGCGATTGATGGGGAGACTGTTGTGGTTTTTGCTAAAGGCTTGAATTTGAGGCCGGATAGGGAGTCGGATGCAAGTCAATTTAGTTGTCATTTTGGGTTAGGGAATTGGGAGACGGATGGGAGGTTTGTGCTTACGACCAAGGCGATGACTGCGGCTCAGGAGGTTGTGAGGTGTTTGTTGCCAAGGAGTATTAGGAGGAGTCCGGAGAAGGCTCAAGGGGTTAGAGTCACGTTAGGAGTGACTTCTCGTGTTCGGGGCAGAGGTAGAGAAGCTCAGCTAATGCCTTCTGTTGCTAAGCTTTCTAATTCGAATTCTTTGggagaaaagaagaaaaagtATGAGCTTTGTGCTTGTACAATGGTTTGGAACCAAGCGTCTGCGATTCGTGAATGGATAATTTACCATGCCTGGCTTGGAGTTGAGAGATGGTTTATATATGATAATAATAGCGATGACGGAATTAAGGAGACCACCGAAGAGCTTGACCTTGAAGGGTACAATGTCAGCAGACATTTGTGGCCCTGGATTAAGACTCAAGAAGCAGGCTTTTCACATTGTGCTCTTAGAGCAAAAGATGAATGTAATTGGGTTTCGTTCATGGATGTGGATGAATTTTTCTACTTCCCCTTCCCGACGAATCAACAACGCAGGAATAGAAATATGGTTATTCCAGGTCAGAATTCTCTGCGACATGTGGTTGCAAATTTTTCATCAACATCAATTGCAGAGATAAGAACAACTTGCCACAGCTTTGGGCCATCCGGGTTAAAGTCACCTCCCTTACAGGGAGTCACAGCAGGGTACACTTGCAGGCTCCAGAGTCCTGAGAGACACAAATCTATTGTGCGTCCAGATGCACTTGACCCTACACTTCTCACAGTAGTGCACCATTTTCATCTAAAGAAGGGATATAAATATCTGAATTTGCCACAAAACATAGCAGTGATTAATCACTACAAGTACCAGGTTTGGGAGACTTTTAGAGCAAAATTTTTCAGAAGGGTTGCTACCTATGTGGCTGACTGGCAAGACAACCAAAATGAAGGGTCGAGAGATAGGGCACCTGGATTGGGTACAGAGGCAATTGAGCCGCCTAATTGGCGGCTACGGTTCTGTGAGGTTTGGGACACTGGCTTGAGAGACTTCGTTTTGGCAAACATGGCTGATCCTTCAAATGGTTTGCTTCCCTGGCAGAGGTCTTGA